DNA sequence from the Nicotiana tomentosiformis chromosome 3, ASM39032v3, whole genome shotgun sequence genome:
gcaaaagcaatagctagtaaataggacatgcactgaaaagcgaaatagtaagccacaacattgccactagctatcttagacaaaaccctacatggctagtcccacaatggtacgaagtaaggcacgactcaactacctcctaacctacaaccctaatgctcgacctccacatcttcctatcaagtgacatgtcctcgaaaatctggagtttcgccatatcctgcctgatcacctctccccaatacttcttaggtcgccatctacctcttctcgtgccttcCACAACCAGCtactcacacctccgtaccggagcatctgggcttctcctctgaacatgtctgaaccatctaagcctcgcttcccgcatcttgtcatcaatgggagccacatgtaCCTTCTCCCGGATattatcattcctaatcttatctatcctagtgtgcccgcacatccaccgcaacatcctcatttctgctactttcatcttctggatatgtgagttcttaacgggtcaacactcagccccatacatcatggccggtataaccaccgctttataaaacttacctttgagtatcggtggcactctcttgtcacataggactccagatgctaacctccacttcatccatcctaccccaatacggtgtgtgacatcctcgtcgatctcccctcccccctggataaccgaaccaaggtacttgaagctgcctctactcgggatgacctgcgaatcaagccttaTATCCACGCCCTCTTCCTCTgtctcagcgctgaacttacactccaggtatttcgtcttcgtcctgctcagcttgaaacccttagactcaagagcctgtctccaaacctccagcctctcgttaacaccggctcgcgactcatcaatcagaactatgtcatcggcaaatagcatgcactatggcacatccccttgaatatggtgtgttaacgcgtccatcaccagtgcgaataagaacggactgagtgcagaaccttggtgtaaccccattacagcTCAAAATCTctaaatatatttattaatattattattattattattattatattacaaCAAATGATACATTATTTGTAAACAATATTTAGACGAAATgaaatgcatatatatatatatatatatatatatatatatatatatatcctatttatcttttttctccctATTTtacattttttcttatttttatttaaataaatcaGCTCAATAATAGCTCGAGTCGTTTTGAGTAACTTTCCTCTTATTTAGACTCTAAATACTTTTCCTCATCTTCTCTTCTCTAATGTTTATATGAATTTGATTGAAATTCAAGAAGTACACGTATTTTATGACGGTTTGTTATCATCTAcgttaaataaattttatatgtacCTATTTATTTAGTGGATAAATAAGAACCAATTGAAGAGTTTAGAAATTTCGCTATTGTCAAGCCAATACTCAATTATTTTACAGTAATGCAAGTAATAAGATGACGTCCGTTAAATTGATCAAGTTGGTCACGATGATAAAAAATTCGATTTGTGATATAATCAATTTCTATATATGCTTATGGATAAAAACTATCTATTTTATCTCAAGTAAATTcaacaaaatattatttaaaatattatcCAATCAAAGCGTGTAAAGCGCAGAAAAATTCACTAGTTGTAGTAGGAACATATACATTCAAACTCAACACGAAAATTCAGATTCCATCCATCGTAAACTTAAGCTACACCATTCTCAATAGGCAATTGGCCATCGGTAGATTTTTCTGTTTCAAAATCTTGTCCTCCCCATTTACGCATACGCTCTGTCGTATCTTCCACCTGAAATTCAAGTTGTAATCGGTTACCTGTATAAATGGACTCCATCGTAAAACTTACATATTTAATTACATACTTTTACTACTAATAATACAAAAGTTGGAACTTAGCCAAAACGTTTAAATGGTTTAAATTAGCTTGCAACTTGAATGGAGTATAACATTTTCTGATAAACGGCTTGCAAAATAAGTTAAAGAGGTTGATAAACAAGTGTATGACCGAGGTTTATACTGATAAAGAAAGATTTAGTAGGACCATCAAATAGTAAATCGCCAACTCCATCTTTTAGTGGTGAaatgttttttcatttttttatcgaTCTGTCGTGCGtttcttaaataattttttcaatATGTTTATTCAATTATTCTAAACAAAAAATATTAGTAGGATAATGCAAAAGCTTGAAATAATATATTGTTGCAAATTACATATTTAACCTACCTCTGTAGTCCAATTAGTCTTATACAGTATAATCAAGAGTACAAGGGTCTGCAAAGCTGCCCCTGCAATCATCCCCAACCAAAGTCCCTGCAAAACGTGTAATTAAATTTACCATAAATTCAGAGTTAGTGAAGCAATGTGAACATTAAATTGACAAGAACAGATACTTCCTCTTCTTCTCCACAAGAGGTATTAAAAATTAGGCCAAAAATTATGTCGACAACATAAGACAATCAAGCTTTGCTTTATCACATTGGTTTCATTTATTTTCCTCTCACAGAAAGGCTGGGTTTATATGCCAAAGTTTCTTATTTCGATGGTCTTGCCTAAGAAAATTAGAAAGTTTAGTTACCTTTGTTCCCAATTTTGCTACATAACCAAGAATATATCCAAGAGGGAGTCCAAAAAGGTAATAGCAACCAAGATTGATATAAGCTACTAAAGCTTGCCATCCACCTCCAATAGCAACCCCTGCAAGCAAGTAGGCACAAATAATATCATAAATCTTGGAGTTCTGAAGCAATATATTAactgattttaaaatatttaaaatgcatttttttttttaaagacatGGTAGAAGAAAATTTTGTTTGACTCCCAAAATAGTAATAGGTTAATATTAATTAAGTGGAACAGAGGGAGTACCTGATATTACGGGCTGAACACTATTAAGAACCATAGTGATTCCTAAAAGGAAAGCAAGACCACCAACAGCTTGTTGCATTTGTTTGCTGCTTGAAAAGATAATGGCCAGATGATTTCTAGCTACCAGTACAATTACCATGCATAGTATTCCAATTAGGAAGCACTGCAACACTGCTATATAGACCGAGTATTTCGTAGCTCTTGGATGTCCTAGCCCGAGTTCATTTGAGACTCGCACGCTGTTCGTTTGGAAGATAAATCTAAGTCAAAAGAAATAAAAGAGTATATGCATCTTTCTCTACATGTTTGCAGTGTGATATCTATTGTTGTCACCTCCACATTATATGACAAACTCAGAAATTAAGTGCAGGTCCGTTAAGCATTAAGACTTATTACCTCATGGCAGCATTAATTCCAATGAATAGCATGTTCTCCCATCCATTGATGTTCATGCTGTAAAACACAACATTTAACAACGGTCAAACATGAATTTGAGAACGAGTCAATAAATGGACGGGTCAATAACTACCCCAACCTTGAACGGGTCATTTGGGCTTGGGCCAAATTTAACAGCCCTACATAATAGGATGATTAATATGATGGAACAGGAACTTAGTAGAGTGTAACCTTACTCACCAAATTGAAATGGAGCCAACAGCTATGACGGCGTTATTAAGATGGCCAACAAGGAGGATAATACTCATCATATACCAGATTTCAAGGCATAACATAACAGCTGAAGCAATGGAAAGTCTAACAAATGCCCAAATCTCATTAAACGCCGCCCACGATAATCCCTTCCAACCATCCTTACACCAACCAACAACATATCCCAACTGCGCTATAGCAGTAAGCCAATTGGTAAGATCAAAGGCTATAGCAGCACCAGTAGTACCCCAACCAAATGTATAAATAAAGAGCCAAAGAAATACAGCGTGAACCAGCAAAGCCGCGAACCCAATCCCAGCAAGCACATCCACTTTGCTCTGAGCTTGAAGAAATTTAGAGGTCGGGAAAGTGATCGCAAGTGTAAACAATTGTGGGATGATTAACATAGTGTATCTTCCAGCGAGCTTAGCAATTGCTGTTTCTTGGCCCAACAATTCGAGGACTGGAGTTGCGAATAAGTAAATGGGCAAGAGAATGACACAAGTTGCTAGTAGAATTATGATGGAGCGTTGCATGTAAACACCTAACATGTGAACTTGCCCTGCTCCATAGGCCTGTCCACATAGTGTTTCCAGAGCACTCCCCATTCCCAGCTGAAAATATAGCAAATTGGGAAGTTAACAACAACCCAGGCTTCGATATTATTCAATCGTTTAACTATATTACTACTATATAAATCCTCCGTTTTTCTATACTTTATATCACAGCACCTATGGACTGGACACAACGACGGATGTAAAGGGTAAGTTATAGGTTCAATCAAACCTAGTAGTTTTGACTTAGATTTTGTATATGTGTCAAAGATTTACTACCAGAAAGTAGGGATAATTGATTTTGGATCCAGGAAATGAAATGAATTGTGGTAGAATTACGAACTCAAACTCATATAAACTTCAAATCTTGCATTCGTCTCTGGACAACAGTTAAAACGTAAGTCTACATTAGACATGGCAAAACTATCCTAAGCTCCAACTATTATGGCGCcgaatttaaaattttatattgatTTTTTAGATgggctcaagcagcggcggatCCGCCCCTTTAGGAAAGAGTGGCAAGTCACCCGCTAAGATGATAAATTTTTTATATACCTATGTTTAAATTTTCTTAAACTGGGCTAAATATTTGATCATGTCACCCATAGCCGTAAACTAGACAAATGTGTCATAACTGGTAGATCTTTTTGAAAGTTTTTCTCGTCTGTAAATTTCAAGTTGGAATTTATCTTGAACCTTGTCCGACTTTCCCTTTTCTTTGTGCTTTTTATTTCCTTTTGTCGTGGTGATTTTCCTTTTCGGTTACCCCTCCCCTCCCTCCCAATTTTCTATTTgtcgttttatttattttttatgtttttcttttttttattctattattttatatatgtaGTATCTAACAAGAACACTCAAAAAAAGAAACTCCAAAactttaaaattatataaaataagcaTTCCTCTTAATCTTATATTTATTACTTTTCTTCTTTCAAATCTGAAAAACTTGGGTCTTAATGGGAATTTTGGATTGAGAAAAAAAAAAGTCATCTTTTTATTATATCATAAAAATTTGTGTTACTCTATGGttattaaataaaatttaaatctcTTTACTATTAAATTATGATGAAAATTTCTTAAGTATTACTTAAACAAATATGAGATTTATGATATTGATTTTTGGGAACTTGTAGTTAATTTAATTTTATACTTATGGGGTATAACTCATCTATTGAAGATACTTTTAAATTTTCTTATTCTGATTGAGGTTATTCCCTTGTTGAAGATGTTATCTTACTTatgtaaatttatttttaatatacagAAAAAGATATAATTTTCtagttaaaatattaattttactTATGTTATTGTAATAAAGGTGTGATTCCTTATTTAAAATGCTAATTacgtttatttttttatatttgagatgtaattttttttatttttacaaatAAAAAATGCCTATTAGGTTGACCTAAATAaactaaaacaacaaaaagaaaaaaaataaacgtTTCTAACAAATTCCGTATTAGTCATTACAAAGTATACATTAATGGAAATTATGGCACCCGtcaccttcaaatcttaaatccgGCTATGGGCTCAAGGACTTTAGATTGGCAAtaagttactttccaagatttgCACTAATGTATGTGCTACTGCAGCACTATCACTTTATCAACAATTAATCGTTtctctgctaattgttttatcaaCATGTTTTTGCATGTAGTAGTTTTTAAGTAAGAGTAGAAGGGAAACAGAGAGCAAACCATGAAGCCAAAAGAGAAAGTACTAATGACAGTCTGCGCTATGGAAATAGCAGAGAGGTCAATATTTCCAAGATGCCCAACAAAAATATTGGTAAGGGAGTTGACTCCATATTGGCATATTATATTAAAGGCTATAGGACCTCCTATCCTCCACAGCTTGACTGTCTCTATGCAGAAAATTGCCCACCAATCTTTAAAACTCTTTGCCGGCCGGTAGTCTCCATCGGCGCCGACGAGCTGGTTGTAGTCGCCGGAGTTGCCATTGAGCAACGGCGTCTCCATTATAGCATATGCTGTTGTGAAGTAAAGACTACTGCACTTCAAGTTACACTAAACATTCAAATGATTTTTCCACTTCCCTTATTAATAAGCAACGAAATTATAAGGTTGACTAGGCCACGTCACTCCACCAAAGATCAGTAATGGGTCCCTTCTCGTTATTTAACTACTATAACTAACAAGAGATATATAAAGAAATCTCAGACACTTGTTATCACACTGTTAATAATGCGAAACAATTTTTAACTTTGTACTATATGATTTTATTCAAGcatttttaaatgtaaaaaacTATGATTTATAGTACCTTTATTAATTTCTTACAAAAATAAATGCGACTCAATCTCAAGCTAGTTACGGACGATAACTTTAATTTAACTTCTAATTATGTATAATctattttgaaagtataaaaGAATCAATACAGAAAGGAATATTAGATATTAagacaaaaataaaatttaacttgTTATTAACGGAGAAATAGGTAATGAATAGAAGTCAAAACTAGAATAGTAAGAAGTTGTTATTGTGGCAAAAACCACGAGTCAACCAACCCCCAATAGTACATGGTTTAATTATGGTGCGTGCAACTCACCATTCCACAAATCAACACAACTACCTTTCAATTCATTTTGGGGAAATTGGATAATTGGGACACAGTcataattacaaaaaaaaaaaaaaaaaagaatctt
Encoded proteins:
- the LOC104107061 gene encoding protein DETOXIFICATION 35-like, with protein sequence METPLLNGNSGDYNQLVGADGDYRPAKSFKDWWAIFCIETVKLWRIGGPIAFNIICQYGVNSLTNIFVGHLGNIDLSAISIAQTVISTFSFGFMLGMGSALETLCGQAYGAGQVHMLGVYMQRSIIILLATCVILLPIYLFATPVLELLGQETAIAKLAGRYTMLIIPQLFTLAITFPTSKFLQAQSKVDVLAGIGFAALLVHAVFLWLFIYTFGWGTTGAAIAFDLTNWLTAIAQLGYVVGWCKDGWKGLSWAAFNEIWAFVRLSIASAVMLCLEIWYMMSIILLVGHLNNAVIAVGSISICMNINGWENMLFIGINAAMSVRVSNELGLGHPRATKYSVYIAVLQCFLIGILCMVIVLVARNHLAIIFSSSKQMQQAVGGLAFLLGITMVLNSVQPVISGVAIGGGWQALVAYINLGCYYLFGLPLGYILGYVAKLGTKGLWLGMIAGAALQTLVLLIILYKTNWTTEVEDTTERMRKWGGQDFETEKSTDGQLPIENGVA